GCGCTtgcgcgagagcgggacacagggagggaaggcccgaagggagccgatctgcagactgccactgctgtgcttctttcacacggagcaaggtcgaagtgaggcactatgatttgaattcaggggggcccggcccagtggtggacggaggggggtggcaaTGACAATGATGACCtcgggggtgggggcggggccccgagggcagcctttccccaggcccggcccagtctctcggcggcactgcataaaggctggtatgtactgtttctttcacatccttggggggtgagagggggtcatctgggcacctttttgtgacttagtcatgactggaacaagtctagaccaaactgTGTAActtgtagccctggacatttttgctttgttcctgcccccaagatacccctttgtgatttggacgcattgcatagaaaaccatcttaaaaacGGGTTTTGAAAAgaatgatttggacgttttgtgccactttttttggatacttttctcttttgaaaatgagcccctgcaCATTCTATTTGCAAGCAGAGGAGTGTggcagccgtgttagtccactcttaaggttatcaataaaccataaagctgtatgtctctgttgatcaccctcccctcacctatccacacccatcctgttagaatatcaatgatatgctttgatgtccccatgcatacctcctacccacccccatcctcccaccctgtcagactgtcatagtaatgcttgaatgttttcacttatatacactgtcagctagcacatttgcttatttccgatctgacgaagaagggcaaccttcgaaagctaatcaagaaatgtattaagttatgtccaataaaaaaggtatcatcttattttcttttccatgttttattttgtttgatttctattgataactattTGCAAGCAGTAACCAATGTAATTTAAACTTCTGCCATTCGCACCAGCTCTGACTGTGGCCACTCTTGCACAGCAATAGTGAAACTTATTGCATATCATGATAAGCAGTGGTTTATCTTGGCTTTGAACTGTTTATCAACTCAAACAGTATGATGGCAGACCGAGATATCTTTAGCAGTGTAGACTGGAAAGAAttgtttgttttctgcagtcatctactgtgCTGTTATGTTGCTATATCTGTTTTCTTTGACAGAGTTTACTAATGGAAAATGTGATCCAGACACCCTGTTTCAGGAGCAGAATTTCCTTCACATGATACGCTGCAGTGAAGAGAAAATTTCCTCACTTCATGCAACCTTGCAAGGCCTTGAATCTCTGCGGCCTGCAACAAGAGGAACCCCTGAAAGAGCTTAGAAAGTGTCTAGCTTGGGAGCCGATCTCTATATAGCTCTGGGGCGGGTCTCCCGTCTTCATCCTCTGTACCACTGTTCCAAAGAATAATCCTTAAAGTGACATGCGACATCCTGGAGTCCAAAAAGAGAAAAGATGATTCTAAACCAGAAGTTTGGAAGGCACGAATGATTGATATAAGTAACTCTCTCATTAGTCAGGTCCTTGCACATGTCCAGCTATTTATGCCCGAAAGACACACCAGAGTTTTTCAGCTTCCTTGCTGCCATAGCACAGCTGCGTATGACTGGACAGGTGACAGACATAGAATGGATTATTTTTCTCCAGGGTCTAAAGGACAGCAAAGTTAAGCAGATGTTACCTCCCACATGTATCTTGAAACCCTCCTGGGTGAACCTAGATACTTGGAATGAATGTTCTCTGTTAGAGATCCTTCCTGTGTTTGGAAACCTCAGGTCTAGCCTAGTAAACCAGGCTTTCCAGTGGCAGGAGTACTTCAAAGTGTCCTCCACAGTTATTGGCCCAGTGCCATGTGCTAGCCATTCTCACCTTAGCCTCTTTCAGAAGGCCATTCTCTGGAGGATCTTCCGGCCTGACAAACTCTATCAGGTGGCCTGTGACCTCACCACATGTCTCCTGGGTGGCTGTTTTGCAGAAGATTATCGGTTGGATACGAAGACTGTTTTCTCTCTTAGTCACTCCAATGTTCCAGTGGTGTACCTCATGCCAGGAACAGGGTCTGTTGGCCCATCTACCCATCCCCTCTACTACATTGAGCAAATGGCAAAGGAAAACATGAAAGAGGTAAGAACAGCAATGTTGGCAGCACGGCTTCCATTATGAGTGATCAACAACTTATTAACTGTACAGTGGGGCAAACATTTAGATGCTACTTGAGCTTTAAATTTGGTACATTGTCAGGGGAATTGTGATTCAATATGTAGTAGTTTGATTAAGGATAAAAGGGGTCTTTAGTGATGAATCAAAAGAAGCAATCAGTGCACAAATACATAGGTATAAGTTAGTTTAAAAATTCTGCAGACAGAACATTCCAGATGCAAGTGATGTCCGTgtgaggggcgtagccagacagccagttttgggtgggcctgagtccaaggtgggtgggcattgAATTCATGCCCCCCGTCCCTAGCCCCCCTTGGCTCTGCTTTGCTCTCTgctctgtctttcttttatgtttgtgcagcgctgcgtacgctttgtagctctatagaaatgctaaatagtaatagtagtagtagttgtccctccctcctcctgcaagacgaaaatattaaatacctgagcaggaggggatctacaaaccccgccagctgaagatttcctcctgctctggCAGTCAGCATTCTTCTAAACAGTAGCCAGCAGGCTGTGAAtacatgaaaactaagcatgtgcagatgGGCTGACGTCAGTGTCAGCTCGAGGTAAGTGCACcggctgcctgaggaggaaatcttcagctggtggggtttgaggatctctgccAGTCAGAGAAagtgtgccacaattttgggtgggcctgagtccaaataagGTGGGCCCTGGCCGTGCCGTGTGTAGTAACAGAAAGATTTTTATGTtcttttatatttgatttatttattgtgtACTGATGTGTTGATGTGGTCCTCACTCAGAACGGTGAATGGGCaagttaaaaatattttcaaataaattttaaaaaatgcagaacTACCTCTACTCCAGGCTTTTCGTATCAATGTACAAAGACATGGAATTCTCTACCTAAACAACTAAGACATACAAATGATTACTTGACATTTCATAAACTGTTGAAAACATTCTTAGTGAGAGCATCTCTCACTAAAGAAATCAATTGATCACTGAATTATTACCAAGCCGCCTACTTCTACTGGTCATAAACGTACTTCTGTTCACTCACTGTATTGTATTATTCTCATGATTCTTAAAAGTACACTTCAATTGTAAAACACTCATTATCAATGTCTttctggattgtaagccacattgaacctgaatttgTTTAGGATAAtacaggatacaaatgtcattcattcattttttttattacatttgtaccctgcactttcccactcatggcaggctcaatgcagcttacatggggcaatggagggttaagtgacttgcccagagtcacaaggagctgcctgtgcctgaagtgggaatcgagctcagttccccaggaccaaagtccaccaccctaaccactaggccactcctccactccactcataaataaataaaccaaccaaccaacctccTTACCTCACCCAGAAAAGTTAAAATGCAGGACAGAAATGTCTTGTTCATCCCTCTCAGGATTCCACAATTCTGATAGCCCACTTATCTTATAAATCCTCTGTGGATAACAGCATTACATACATAATATTCAGCAACACACAATAaccaaatacaaaatataacaGACATAATCAATAAAATAAGATCTCATCCAATTAAAACATCTGTAATATCTGAATCACAGGACATCAATTAAAGTACAAGACCAAAAGCTTGCAGTTGTCTTTAACATCTTAAACTGAGAACTAGATTGCAAAGAACGAACTTGATAAGGCAACTCATTCCAAATTTTGGGGGCAACTACATAAAAAATCCTAGCTCTATTTTCTTCAAGTCTAATAGATTGAAAAGAGTTGATGATCGCAAGTTCCATAGCAGTTGATGCAGATACAAAGTTGTCACAATGGTTGGAGAAATAGCGTTaattaaaacttttaaaaaaacagCAATAAAATTTTGTAAGAAATTCTAACTTcaattggcaaccaatgtagcTGCATCAAAACCGGTGAATTATGATCAAATCTGTTTAACCCACACAGAACCcgagcaaatgcatgctggacagggcttaccattcctccccaatgatctgcaacaCTAACGCCAACtcagagctggtgtagggtttgcagcggccagcgacccaatctttggcgcgctggtcgctgatcattggggattattattattacatttgtatcccgtgctttcccacttaaagcaagctcaatgcggcttacatagtaatggaagtacaatataacaatataatataacaaatataacagAGTAATAAAGAGGTGTTGGGTGGATGGAttcataagattagtctgggtcagttggataggcttgcttaaatagatgggtttttagtgctttacgGAAGGGTAGATTGTCACAGATTGagcggataggtctggggagggcattccagagttggctgcccaggtaggagaagttggatccaaaataagttttgtatttgagtcctttacaattggggtaatgcaggttgaggtaatttcacgaggattcagacatgtttctggttggaagggatgaatatgtttagccctgttttgcatactagttgtgttcagagccctcgagcgcattgtttcacacgTTCGGGGACTCTGATCATTGGGCAGCAGCAAACgccagcgtttgcttttgatcatccccATGTGAGTTTTTTTTCCTTGTCTCAGTAGTTTTacaagcccccctcctcccccttctcctgttcTTGCTTCTTATAAGTAATAATTCAAACAGAACTAGTTAGAGCCTGAACTGTACATTTACACCTATGTTATATGGAAACACAATATATTTATTTCCAACATGGCCTGAAGCTGTCCAGTATCCTATTCCTCCTTCCCACTCCCCAGAATGTCATCAACAGGccttcccccttcctctttcccaagACTCCCTCTCCCCCAGGAACATCACCAACCATCCCTCTCCAGTAGTGTAAGGTAAGGCTACTGCTACAGGTCACAGAAGGTGAGAGCGAGTGGGCATTGTTCCTGCCTAttcctccactagaccaccaggaaccaGGCAGGTACATCCAGGCGGCTCCgggggggagagggagttggTTATATTTCAGAAGGAATGTAGGGAAGGGGGCTCTGAAGAGGTGGGGGTTGGTGATATTCCGGTGCCCTTCCCTTTCCGGTGCATTCAGGGATGCACTGGGTGaggcttaacttccatatatggtagctaagccccacccagtgcatcccaggatgggcTTATGGAAGCTTATgggcagggtgccgccattttgaggtGGCACCCGCTGAGGAAGAGTGAGTGctattccctcctcctccaacttTGAAGGTACTGAGGAGGGGGTTGGGTTGGTGGGACCTCTCCACCACTAGCCCACCAGGGAAAGCTTTCAAGGGGGGGGCAGGTCACAGGTTACACTGGACCTACTACAGCCGGAGGGTGAGGCATGAGAGGCAGGTGGACAGGGGGTGTGGGGGTCTGGAGGTCTTCCAGACCCCTGGGGCCTTACCgatggggggggggtccactggacccctaGGGCTGACTTGCCAGAACAGGGAGGAGGCTTTCCCcttaaccctaacgccagctctgagctggcatagggttaaggcaATAGGAGCGTGGGATCATCAAAACACAGTTCTCTGATCATGAGGGGTGAATACCAAtgagctctgcagtattccctggcACACTCGTTGTTTGCCCCGCTAgagccctctgatcattctgcacaGGTAGTGCACTGCTAGTGGCCCCTACTGCTACATTTACCTTTAATCATCTCCctttaaatgatgaggtagatataataggcatctcggagacctggtggaaggagggcaACCAATGGAACACTGTGTTACCAGGGTTCAAAATTATATCAAAATtggatggaggagggtggagCTATACATGGAATATACCATTTATATTTTAACACATTGGGGAGATTGACGATTATGATGGAGAAGAGGGACTAATGTACTTTATATGACTGTACATTTTAATTGTGCTTTATTATGTTAGAGAACTAGAAGGGATGActcctatttttcctttttcaggGAAGCATGAAAGTAATCTCCTTTGGAACTCCTGactccaaaactgagctcctggaCTCCTTAATAACCTGTAAAAGAGAAGGGCATTGGCTTGTTCTTAACAACTGTCACTTATTGGACGATTGGCCTGACATAATCATTAATCAGTTGATAAAACTGATGGATTGTCATAGAGGTAAGATAGGGACCCTTCTTTCTATGTGTTAGATGAGGCCAGTACTGCTAATTTTTCCAGCCCATCATACTTGGCTTCCTGCAGCTGAATCTGGACCATGGAGgaaattttgcatttttttattattatttattgcacttgtatcccacattttcccacctctttgcagcaaAAAGAGCAAAGACTAGTGAGGATCAGAGCCTTCATTAGCCAACGAAAACATTAGTAGTGTGGCAATGCAACCAACTCAGAAACTGCCTTTTAGTAATTTGAAATATTATTTCTCTGAAAAGCTTAAGAAATTCTGCATTAGATTGTCCTGCCTCTATGATGTAAGCTTCAGATCATTAGTGATTTAAAGTCTTTATGAGAATAAAGATATTCGTGGGTATTTTCAGTAAGCTGATCCCTTCAGACTGCTTTCCGGGTGTCCACACCACTTAAATACACCACTGGTTTACATGGCAGAGAGGCAAAAATTGTAAAGGTAAGGAAACTTAGTTTCTGTTTCATTTAATTATGTAGTTCCTCCAGAATAGGGATGACCAGGCAGGGTTGAAGTGCTTAAAACTAATGGAATATCTGGGAGGTAACATAAGGCCCTAATCCTGCCATCCTTcccgagtgttagaggcctagtactgagggaatatcctaaggtaacacagggacccaatcccatcttccttcttgagtgttagaggcctagtactgagggaatatcctaaggtaacacaaggacccaatccctccatcctttccgagtgttagaggcctagtactgagggaatatcctaaggtaacacaggGAGCCAATCCCATCTTCCTtcttgagtgttagaggcctagtactgagggaatatcctaaggtaacacagggacccaatcccatcttccttcttgagtgttagaggcctagtactgagggaatatcctaaggtaacacaaggacccaatccctccatcctttccgagtgttagaggcctagtactgagggaatatcttaaggtaacacaaggacccaatccctccatccttcccgagtgttagaggcctagtactgagggaatatccgGGAGGTAACATAAGGCCCTAATCCTGCCATCCTTCCTGATTGTTAAGAGTCATGGTACTGATTAAATCTCTTGTGGTAACATAGGGCCCaaatccctccatccttcccgagtgttagaggcctagtactgagggaatatcctaaggtaacacagggacccaatcccatcttccttcttgagtgttagaggcctagtactgagggaatatcctaaggtaacacaaggacccaatccctccatccttcccgagtgttagaggcctagtactgagggaatatcctaaggtaacacagggacccaatcccaccatccttcttgagtgttagaggcctagtactgagggaatatcctaaggtaacacagggacccaatcccaccatccttcttgagtgttagaggcctagtactcaGGGAATATCCGGGAGGTAACATAAGGCCCTAATCCTGCCATCCTTCCTGATTGTTAAGAGTCCTTGTACTGATTAAATCTCTTGTGGTAACATAGGGCCCaaatccctccatccttcccgagtgttagaggcctagtactgagggaatatcctaaggtaacacagggacccaatccctccatccttctcgagtgttagaggcctagtactgagggaatatcctaaggtaacacaaggacccaatccctccatccttcccgagtgttagaggcctagtactgagggaatatcctaaggtaacacagggacccaatcccatcttccttcttgagtgttagaggcctagtactgagggaatatcctaaggtaacacaaggacccaatccctccatcctttccgagtgttagaggcctagtactgagggaatatcttaaggtaacacaaggacccaatccctccatccttcccgagtgttagaggcctagtactgagggaatatcttaaggtaacacaaggacccaatccctccatcctttccgagtgttagaggcctagtactgagggaatatcttaaggtaacacaaggacccaatccctccatccttcccgagtgttagaggcctagtactgagggaatatcctaaggtaacacagggacccaatcccaccatccttcttgagtgttagaggcctagtactcaGGGAATATCCGGGAGGTAACATAAGGCCCTAATCCTGCCATCCTTCCTGATTGTTAAGAGTCCTTGTACTGATTAAATCTCTTGTGGTAACATAGGGCCCaaatccctccatccttcccgagtgttagaggcctagtactgagggaatatcctaaggtaacacagggacccaatcccatcttccttcttgagtgttagaggcctagtactgagggaatatcctaaggtaacacaaggacccaatccctccatccttcccgagtgttagaggcctagtactgagggaatatcctaaggtaacacagggacccaatcccatcttccttcttgagtgttagaggcctagtactgagggaatatcctaaggtaacacaaggacccaatccctccatcctttccgagtgttagaggcctagtactgagggaatatcttaaggtaacacaaggacccaatccctccatccttcccgagtgttagaggcctagtactgagggaatatcctaaggtaacacagggacccaatccctccatccttcccgagtgttagaggcctagtactgagggaatatcctaaggtaacacagggacccaatcccatcttccttcttgagtgttagaggcctagtactgagggaatatcctaaggtaacacaaggacccaatccctccatcctttccgagtgttagaggcctagtactgagggaatatcttaaggtaacacaaggacccaatccctccatccttcccgagtgttagaggcctagtactgagggaatatcctaaggtaacacagggacccaatcccaccatccttcttgagtgttagaggcctagtactcaGGGAATATCCGGGAGGTAACATAAGGCCCTAATCCTGCCATCCTTCCTGATTGTTAAGAGTCCTTGTACTGATTAAATCTCTTGTGGTAACATAGGGCCCaaatccctccatccttcccgagtgttagaggcctagtactgagggaatatcctaaggtaacacagggacccaatcccatcttccttcttgagtgttagaggcctagtactgagggaatatcctaaggtaacacaaggacccaatccctccatcctttccgagtgttagaggcctagtactgagggaatatcctaaggtaacacaaggacccaatccctccatccttcccgagtgttagaggcctagtactgagggaatatcctaaggtaacacagggacccaatcccaccatccttcttgagtgttagaggcctagtactcaGGGAATATCCGGGAGGTAACATAAGGCCCTAATCCTGCCATCCTTCCTGATTGTTAAGAGTCCTTGTACTGATTAAATCTCTTGTGGTAACATAGGGCCCaaatccctccatccttcccgagtgttagaggcctagtactgagggaatatcctaaggtaacagggacccaatcccatcttccttcttgagtgttagaggcctagtactgagggaatatcctaaggtaacacaaggacccaatccctccatcctttccgagtgttagaggcctagtactgagggaatatcttaaggtaacacaaggacccaatccctccatccttcccgagtgttagaggcctagtactgagggaatatcctaaggtaacacagggacccaatcccaccatccttcttgagtgttagaggcctagtactgagggaatatcctaaggtaacacagggacccaatcccatcatccttcttgagtgttagaggcctagtactgagggaatatcctaaggtaacacagggacccaatcccatcttccttcttgagtgttagaggcctagtactgagggaatatcctaaggtaacacagggacccaatcccaccatccttcttgagtgttagaggcctagtactcaGGGAATATCCGGGAGGTAACATAAGGCCCTAATCCTGCCATCCTTCCTGATTGTTAAGAGTCCTTGTACTGATTAAATCTCTTGTGGTAACATAGGGCCCaaatccctccatccttcccgagtgttagaggcctagtactgagggaatatcctaaggtaacacagggacccaatcccatcttccttcttgagtgttagaggcctagtactgagggaatatcctaaggtaacacaaggacccaatccctccatcctttccgagtgttagaggcctagtactgagggaatatcttaaggtaacacaaggacccaatccctccatccttcccgagtgttagaggcctagtactgagggaatatcctaaggtaacacagggacccaatcccaccatccttcttgagtgttagaggcctagtactcaGGTAATATCCGGGAGGTAACATAAGGCCCTAATCCTGCCATCCTTCTGATTGTTAAGAGTCCTTGTACTGATTAAATCTCTTGTGGTAACATAGGGCCCaaatccctccatccttcccgagtgttagaggcctagtactgagggaatatcctaaggtaacacagggacccaatcccatcttccttcttgagtgttagaggcctagtactgagggaatatcctaaggtaacacaggGACCCAATCCCACCATCCTTtccgagtgttagaggcctagtactgagggaatatcttaaggtaacacaaggacccaatccctccatccttcccgagtgttagaggcctagtactgagggaatatcctaaggtaacacagggacccaatcccaccatccttcttgagtgttagaggcctagtactcaGGGAATATCCGGGAGGTAACATAAGGCCCTAATCCTGCCATCCTTCCTGATTGTTAAGAGTCCTTGTACTGATTAAATCTCTTGTGGTAACAGAGGGACCCAATCCCTCCATCCTTtccgagtgttagaggcctagtactgagggaatatcctaaggtaacacagggacccaatccctccatccttcttgagtgttagaggcctagtactcaGGGAATATCCGGGAGGTAACATAAGGCCCTAATCCTGCCATCCTTCCTGATTGTTAAGAGTCCTTGTACTGATTAAATCTCTTGTGGTAACATAGGGCCCaaatccctccatccttcccgagtgttagaggcctagtactgagggaatatcctaaggtaacacagggacccaatcccaccttccttcttgagtgttagaggcctagtactgagggaatatcctaaggtaacacaaggacccaatccctccatcctttccgagtgttagaggcctagtactgagggaatatcttaaggtaacacaaggacccaatccctccatccttcccgagtgttagaggcctagtactgagggaatatcctaaggtaacacagggacccaatcccaccatccttcttgagtgttagaggcctagtactcaGGGATATCCGGGAGGTAACATAAGGCCCTAATCCTGCCATCCTTCCTGATTGTTAAGAGTCCTTGTACTGATTAAATCTCTTGTGGTAACATAGGGCCCaaatccctccatccttcccgagtgttagaggcctagtactgagggaatatcctaaggtaacacagggacccaatcccaccttccttcttgagtgttagaggcctagtactgagggaatatcctaaggtaacacaaggacccaatccctccatcctttccgagtgttagaggcctagtactgagggaatatcctaaggtaacacagggacccaatcccaccatccttcttgagtgttagaggcctagtactcagggaatatcctaaggtaacacagggacccaatcccatcttccttcttgagtgttagaggcctagtactcagggaatatcctaaggtaacacagggacccaatcccaccatccttcttgagtgttagaggcctagtactcagggaatatcctaaggtaacacagggacccaatccctccatccttcttgagtgttagaggcctagtactcaGGGAATATCCGGGAGGTAACATAAGGCCCTAATCCTGCCATCCTTCCTGATTGTTAAGAGTCCTTGTACTGATTAAATCTCTTGTGGTAACATAGGGCCCaaatccctccatccttcccgagtgttagaggcctagtactgagggaatatcctaaggtaacacagggacccaatcccatcttccttcttgagtgttagaggcctagtactgagggaatatcctaaggtaacacaaggacccaatccctccatcctttccgagtgttagaggcctagtactgagggaatatcttaaggtaacacaaggacccaatccctccatccttcccgagtgttagaggcctagtactgagggaatatcctaaggtaacacagggacccaatcccaccatccttcttgagtgttagaggcctagtactcaGGGAATATCCGGGAGGTAACATAAGGCCCTAATCCTGCCATCCTTCCTGATTGTTAAGAGTCCTTGTACTGATTAAATCTCTTGTGGTAACATAGGGCCCaaatccctccatccttcccgagtgttagaggcctagtactgagggaatatcctaaggtaacacagggacccaatcccatcttccttcttgagtgttagaggcctagtactgagggaatatcctaaggtaacacaaggacccaatccctccatcctttccgagtgttagaggcctagtactgagggaatatcttaaggtaacacaaggacccaatccctccatccttcccgagtgttagaggcctagtactgagggaatatcctaaggtaacacagggacccaatcccaccatccttcttgagtgttagaggcctagtactcaGGGAATATCCGGGAGGTAACATAAGGCCCTAATCCTGCCATCCTTCCTGATTGTTAAGAGTCCTTGTACTGATTAAATCTCTTGTGGTAACATAGGGCCCaaatccctccatccttcccgagtgttagaggcctagtactgagggaatatcctaaggtaacacagggacccaatcccatcttccttcttgagtgttagaggcctagtactgagggaatatcctaaggtaacacaaggacccaat
Above is a window of Microcaecilia unicolor unplaced genomic scaffold, aMicUni1.1, whole genome shotgun sequence DNA encoding:
- the LOC115459680 gene encoding dynein heavy chain domain-containing protein 1-like, coding for MSSYLCPKDTPEFFSFLAAIAQLRMTGQVTDIEWIIFLQGLKDSKVKQMLPPTCILKPSWVNLDTWNECSLLEILPVFGNLRSSLVNQAFQWQEYFKVSSTVIGPVPCASHSHLSLFQKAILWRIFRPDKLYQVACDLTTCLLGGCFAEDYRLDTKTVFSLSHSNVPVVYLMPGTGSVGPSTHPLYYIEQMAKENMKEGSMKVISFGTPDSKTELLDSLITCKREGHWLVLNNCHLLDDWPDIIINQLIKLMDCHREAEGSISPVKNEDSQSECFVHLDFRLWFITTKDAEKSVPGYLMPQALSLLWETPQELKLILERSCNQAMAQPRSKTPVERIIALALLHSVLLHRQNYGNIAQTELYQWSQADLFFALNVQEKVWCFCQDPEDVMQFLAGSVIYGGHILDPADAATVRSVTQSCLKVHSTLLPTQGLEKLSSVLTDRSLS